From one bacterium genomic stretch:
- a CDS encoding ABC transporter permease: MRGNSRETRGSHSPVAALGSAVLHGLSELGRAAQMLAAALRWVLRGRLEIRETVVQINRIGIESVPVVLITGAFSGMVLAYQTARQLADFGGQGFVGGLVGLSIAREAAPVFTAITAAGRVGAGMAAEIGTMAVTEQIDALRVLATDPVRYLVVPRLVAAALALPILTAFANVVGGAGGYAVATAAGISGGAFMSSIQRFLWPYDIVVGLIKAVFFGLIIASVGCYRGLNTTGGADGVGRATTGAVVVAIVLILVFNYFLDMIFF, from the coding sequence ATGCGGGGGAACTCCAGAGAGACCCGGGGCTCGCACTCGCCGGTCGCCGCGCTCGGCAGCGCGGTCCTCCACGGCCTGTCCGAACTCGGCAGGGCCGCCCAGATGTTGGCCGCGGCGCTCCGCTGGGTGCTCCGCGGGCGGCTGGAGATCCGCGAGACGGTGGTCCAGATCAACCGCATCGGAATTGAGTCCGTGCCGGTCGTTCTGATCACCGGCGCCTTCTCGGGCATGGTCCTGGCCTATCAGACGGCGCGGCAGCTGGCGGATTTCGGCGGCCAGGGCTTCGTCGGCGGGCTGGTAGGTCTCTCCATAGCGCGTGAGGCCGCACCGGTCTTCACGGCGATCACCGCGGCCGGCCGGGTGGGCGCGGGCATGGCAGCGGAGATCGGCACGATGGCCGTAACCGAGCAGATCGATGCCCTGCGCGTGCTGGCCACCGATCCGGTACGCTACCTGGTGGTCCCGCGGCTGGTTGCGGCGGCCCTGGCGCTGCCGATCCTGACCGCCTTCGCAAACGTCGTGGGCGGGGCCGGCGGATACGCCGTGGCCACCGCCGCCGGGATCAGCGGCGGCGCCTTCATGTCGTCGATCCAACGGTTTCTCTGGCCGTACGATATCGTGGTCGGCCTGATCAAGGCGGTCTTCTTTGGACTGATTATCGCCTCGGTGGGCTGCTACCGGGGCCTCAACACCACCGGCGGCGCGGACGGCGTGGGGCGCGCGACAACCGGCGCGGTGGTCGTCGCGATTGTCCTGATCCTCGTGTTCAACTACTTCCTGGACATGATCTTCTTCTAG
- the infC gene encoding translation initiation factor IF-3 produces MGCRTISSTGGQGGRESIERETRINDRIRVREVRLIGPGGEQLGIVPTREALTRAQEHTLDLVEVAPTASPPVCKIMDYGRYKYEQSKRDRDAHRKSRGGDLKGMRMSPKIGEHDFQVKIRRVMEFLKDGDKVRVAMWFRGREMAHPKVGEALLQRLALAVAEVGVVEGMPKQEGRNMIMLLAPRKG; encoded by the coding sequence TTGGGCTGTCGGACGATCTCAAGCACGGGGGGCCAAGGAGGGCGAGAGAGCATCGAACGCGAGACTAGGATCAACGACCGGATAAGAGTCCGAGAGGTGCGATTGATCGGTCCCGGCGGCGAGCAGCTGGGGATCGTGCCCACCCGTGAGGCGCTCACGCGCGCCCAGGAGCACACTCTGGACCTCGTGGAGGTAGCCCCCACGGCGTCCCCGCCCGTGTGCAAGATCATGGACTACGGGCGGTACAAGTACGAGCAGAGCAAGCGTGACAGGGACGCCCACCGGAAGTCGCGCGGCGGCGATCTCAAGGGCATGCGGATGAGCCCGAAGATAGGCGAGCACGATTTCCAGGTCAAGATCCGCCGGGTGATGGAGTTCCTCAAGGACGGCGACAAGGTCCGGGTCGCGATGTGGTTCCGGGGGCGCGAGATGGCCCACCCAAAGGTGGGGGAGGCATTGCTCCAACGGTTGGCCCTGGCGGTGGCAGAAGTCGGGGTGGTCGAGGGCATGCCCAAGCAGGAAGGCAGGAACATGATCATGCTCCTCGCCCCTCGCAAGGGGTAG
- the pheS gene encoding phenylalanine--tRNA ligase subunit alpha: protein MPDDVDRLVTQTIEALGGVTAPDVLEAMRHRVLGRRGEIAALLKGIPVLSGPERASLGARLNSARETLLAAFDGRAAELTTAQEAERLADERIDVSLPGRRGPLGRRHVLRRTLDEVERIFIGLGFEVVEGTEVETDEFNFGRLNMPRDHPARDTQDTFYLGDELLLRTHATVVDARVMVGRTPPMRIVTSGRCYRRDPVDATHMPVFHQVDGFMVGETITFANVKGVLAAFAREMFGPQTKTRFQPSYFPFTEPSAELAVSFEGRWLELGGCGMFHPRVLEMAGIDPQRYTALAFGLGVDRPAMVRYGIPDIRLLWENDLRLLEQF from the coding sequence ATGCCCGATGATGTTGACCGGCTCGTGACCCAAACGATCGAGGCGCTCGGGGGGGTGACGGCACCCGACGTGCTGGAGGCCATGCGCCACCGCGTGTTGGGGCGCCGGGGCGAGATCGCCGCGCTCCTCAAGGGCATCCCTGTCCTGAGCGGACCCGAGCGCGCGTCACTCGGCGCGCGCCTCAACAGCGCCCGGGAGACGCTGCTGGCGGCGTTCGACGGCCGCGCGGCCGAGCTCACCACTGCTCAGGAGGCAGAACGCCTGGCAGATGAGCGGATTGACGTGTCGCTGCCCGGCCGGCGCGGGCCGCTGGGCCGCCGGCACGTGCTTCGGCGCACGCTCGACGAGGTCGAGCGGATCTTCATCGGGCTCGGGTTTGAGGTGGTCGAGGGAACCGAAGTGGAAACCGACGAGTTCAACTTCGGGCGGCTCAACATGCCGCGCGACCACCCGGCCCGCGACACGCAGGACACCTTCTATCTCGGCGACGAGCTGCTGCTGCGCACGCACGCCACCGTCGTGGACGCACGGGTGATGGTGGGACGGACGCCGCCGATGCGCATCGTCACCAGCGGAAGGTGCTATCGCCGGGACCCCGTGGACGCCACGCACATGCCGGTGTTCCACCAGGTGGACGGGTTCATGGTCGGCGAGACGATCACGTTCGCCAACGTCAAGGGCGTGCTGGCCGCGTTCGCGCGCGAGATGTTCGGGCCCCAGACCAAGACGCGTTTCCAGCCCAGCTACTTCCCCTTCACCGAACCCAGCGCCGAACTGGCGGTGTCGTTCGAGGGACGGTGGCTGGAGCTGGGCGGGTGCGGCATGTTCCACCCCAGGGTGCTGGAGATGGCCGGGATTGACCCACAGCGGTACACGGCTCTTGCGTTCGGCCTGGGGGTTGACCGGCCGGCCATGGTGCGCTACGGGATCCCCGACATCCGCCTGCTGTGGGAGAACGATCTCAGATTGCTGGAGCAGTTCTAG
- a CDS encoding DNA-3-methyladenine glycosylase has product MRQFRPLPRSFFARHTVAVARSLLGHLLVHETPSGVLVGRIVETEAYRGADDPASHAFKRTPRSAVMFGRPGIAYVYRAFGLHACLNVVTEPEGRPGAVLLRAIEPAASGPGRLTVAMSVGLEHNGSDLTVPPLYLAHGGRRRVAVAVGPRIGVSNARGRAWRFGLDDHPALSRRFPSRL; this is encoded by the coding sequence ATGAGACAGTTCCGGCCGCTTCCGCGCAGCTTCTTCGCACGGCACACGGTGGCCGTCGCCCGTTCCCTGCTGGGCCATCTGCTGGTCCACGAGACGCCGTCGGGAGTGCTGGTAGGTCGCATCGTGGAGACCGAGGCCTACCGGGGGGCCGACGACCCTGCCAGCCATGCCTTCAAGCGGACCCCGCGCAGTGCGGTCATGTTCGGCCGGCCCGGGATCGCCTACGTCTACCGTGCGTTTGGGCTGCACGCCTGCCTGAACGTTGTCACCGAGCCCGAGGGACGGCCGGGGGCGGTGCTCCTGCGGGCGATCGAGCCCGCTGCCTCAGGCCCCGGCCGCCTGACCGTCGCGATGTCGGTCGGCCTGGAGCACAACGGCTCCGATCTTACCGTGCCTCCGCTCTACCTGGCTCATGGCGGCCGCCGCCGCGTCGCCGTTGCCGTCGGTCCGCGCATCGGGGTTAGCAACGCCCGGGGCCGCGCGTGGCGGTTCGGACTGGACGACCACCCCGCGCTCTCGCGGCGGTTTCCCTCTCGTCTATAA
- a CDS encoding RNA methyltransferase, translated as MITSTRHPLVQAMRRAGGHPRRDPLQRIVLDGPRLIQEALDAGIIIEAALIAGDEQDPAGSPLGARLRDAGARVCQATLRVVQAAGRVTTSQGVVALARRPSPPDAAILTSPGLLLLVADGIQDPGNLGTMVRTAAASGASAVAVTEGTADPFQPKAMRASMGAAFRVPVLGLDGASLRAALVACGVRVIVADARGDQDYTSAPLGPPLAIVVGNESAGPDPAWFDLGTRVRIPLLGPVESLNAAVAAGVLLYEVVRRRGAPPAIL; from the coding sequence ATGATCACCTCCACGCGCCACCCCCTGGTGCAGGCGATGCGGAGGGCGGGCGGGCATCCGCGCCGCGATCCCCTGCAGCGGATCGTGCTGGACGGGCCGCGCCTGATCCAGGAGGCCCTCGATGCCGGCATCATCATTGAGGCGGCCCTGATTGCCGGCGACGAGCAGGACCCCGCGGGCTCGCCGCTGGGCGCGCGCCTCAGGGATGCAGGCGCGCGCGTCTGCCAGGCCACCTTGCGCGTCGTGCAGGCCGCCGGCCGCGTGACGACATCCCAGGGAGTCGTGGCCCTGGCCCGGCGTCCGTCCCCGCCGGACGCTGCGATCCTAACTTCGCCCGGGCTCCTGCTGCTGGTAGCCGACGGAATCCAAGATCCCGGAAACCTCGGCACCATGGTGCGGACCGCGGCCGCATCCGGAGCTTCGGCGGTCGCGGTGACCGAGGGCACCGCGGATCCGTTTCAGCCCAAGGCGATGCGCGCCTCCATGGGAGCGGCCTTCAGGGTCCCCGTGCTTGGGCTCGACGGTGCCTCGCTGCGGGCGGCACTTGTCGCCTGCGGGGTCCGCGTGATCGTGGCGGACGCTAGAGGAGATCAGGACTATACCTCTGCGCCCCTGGGTCCACCGCTGGCGATCGTCGTTGGGAACGAGTCCGCCGGGCCTGATCCGGCGTGGTTCGATCTTGGGACGCGCGTCCGCATTCCACTGCTGGGGCCGGTGGAGTCGCTCAACGCCGCGGTGGCGGCGGGCGTGCTCCTATACGAGGTCGTCCGCAGGCGCGGCGCCCCGCCCGCAATTCTATGA
- the pheT gene encoding phenylalanine--tRNA ligase subunit beta, which yields MRAPLSWLREYVELPEPAEALVERLPMLGIGVEGVERAGGDLVLDLEIASNRPDLLSMIGIARELAAWAGCDAHLPEDDLDEVDPPASSMAAVEIADASLCPRYVAHVITGITVGSSPPAIAARLEAAGIRPVNAVVDATNYVMLEWGQPLHAFDLDALHGRRIIVRSAAAGEHLVTLDGVGRTLDPAMLVIADARRPVALAGIMGGAETEIGPGTHTVLLEAASFAPAGVRRTSRRIGLRTEASARFERGVDPEGVARAARRAAGLIAGLSGGRVLRFGVDVYPAPVPRPVIRLRLPRLVRVLGVEIPPDEVVSVLTRLGLEVRLEGDSVFAVPPVGRRDLEREEDLVEEVARHHGYDRIPEAMPCEIMQQGRRPVTLEAEGAARDALVRAGLTEAMTLSLVHPRALDQLGVEEGDPWRLAVPISNPLTADHTHLRSALLPGLLEAVRVNVARRQGAIHLFEIGRTFRAEGGVVRERRALAIAMRGVWLAGFWEDARDLREATLLHLRGVLETLSGELRAGPLAVEAGGPAWMHPARCGRVSVGGVEAGVMGELHPQVAARFDLPGRTCVSEMDLDVLLGRAVLQPRFTGMPRYPAVVRDVALVAPLGLPHAAVQGALVEAGGALLESVELFDAYTGPPLAPGTRNLAYTLTFRAPDRTLTGEEIEGLMLEICAALAARLPVKVRA from the coding sequence ATGCGCGCCCCGCTGTCGTGGCTGAGAGAGTACGTTGAGTTGCCCGAACCCGCCGAGGCGCTGGTCGAGCGCCTGCCCATGCTGGGCATCGGGGTGGAGGGAGTCGAGCGCGCCGGGGGAGACCTGGTGCTGGATCTCGAGATAGCCTCCAACCGGCCGGACCTGCTGAGCATGATCGGCATCGCCCGCGAGCTGGCGGCGTGGGCGGGCTGCGACGCACATCTGCCGGAGGACGATCTCGACGAGGTGGACCCACCCGCTTCCTCCATGGCCGCGGTGGAGATTGCCGACGCTTCGCTTTGCCCTCGCTACGTGGCCCACGTGATCACGGGTATCACGGTCGGTTCCTCGCCCCCTGCCATCGCTGCCAGGCTGGAGGCGGCCGGTATCCGGCCCGTGAACGCGGTGGTGGACGCGACGAACTACGTGATGCTGGAATGGGGGCAACCCCTGCACGCATTTGACCTCGACGCGCTACATGGACGTCGGATCATCGTGCGATCGGCCGCCGCAGGCGAGCACCTGGTGACGCTGGATGGCGTGGGACGCACGCTCGACCCCGCGATGCTCGTTATCGCGGACGCCCGCCGTCCCGTGGCCCTGGCCGGCATTATGGGCGGCGCCGAGACCGAGATCGGGCCGGGGACCCACACTGTGCTGCTGGAAGCAGCGTCGTTTGCGCCTGCCGGCGTGCGCCGCACGAGCCGTCGCATCGGCCTGCGCACCGAGGCCAGCGCAAGGTTCGAGCGCGGGGTGGATCCCGAAGGGGTCGCCCGTGCAGCGCGCCGGGCCGCCGGGCTCATAGCCGGCCTCTCGGGAGGACGGGTCCTGCGCTTTGGGGTGGACGTTTATCCGGCGCCGGTGCCCAGGCCGGTAATCAGGCTGCGGCTCCCGCGCTTGGTGCGCGTCCTGGGTGTGGAGATACCGCCTGATGAGGTTGTGTCCGTCCTCACCCGGCTCGGGCTCGAGGTACGCCTTGAGGGGGATTCGGTCTTCGCCGTGCCCCCGGTCGGCCGAAGGGATCTGGAGCGCGAGGAAGACCTCGTCGAGGAAGTGGCCCGCCACCACGGTTACGACCGGATTCCAGAGGCGATGCCGTGCGAGATCATGCAGCAGGGACGCCGCCCGGTCACGCTGGAAGCCGAGGGCGCTGCGCGCGACGCGCTCGTGCGTGCGGGCCTGACCGAGGCGATGACGCTGTCACTCGTCCACCCGCGCGCGCTGGACCAGTTGGGGGTGGAGGAGGGCGATCCGTGGCGCCTGGCCGTGCCCATCTCCAACCCGCTTACCGCCGATCACACCCACCTGCGGTCCGCTCTGCTTCCGGGACTGCTGGAGGCGGTACGGGTCAACGTCGCGCGGCGGCAGGGAGCGATCCACCTGTTTGAGATCGGCCGCACCTTCCGGGCTGAAGGCGGCGTGGTGAGGGAACGGCGCGCACTGGCGATAGCGATGCGCGGGGTGTGGCTGGCCGGGTTCTGGGAGGACGCCCGGGATCTGCGCGAGGCCACGCTGCTGCACCTGAGGGGCGTGCTGGAAACCCTCTCCGGCGAGCTGCGGGCAGGACCGCTTGCAGTGGAAGCCGGCGGTCCCGCGTGGATGCATCCGGCGCGGTGTGGACGCGTCAGCGTCGGAGGCGTGGAGGCCGGGGTGATGGGCGAGCTGCATCCCCAAGTTGCCGCCCGGTTCGATCTTCCAGGCCGCACCTGCGTGAGCGAGATGGATCTGGATGTGCTGCTCGGCCGCGCGGTGCTTCAGCCGAGATTCACGGGCATGCCGCGGTATCCGGCAGTGGTGCGCGATGTTGCCCTGGTGGCGCCGTTGGGTCTGCCCCATGCGGCGGTACAGGGAGCGCTGGTCGAGGCCGGCGGCGCACTGCTGGAGTCGGTGGAGTTGTTCGACGCCTACACCGGCCCGCCGCTCGCTCCGGGGACGCGCAACCTGGCCTACACCCTGACGTTTCGCGCTCCGGACCGCACCCTCACCGGCGAAGAGATCGAGGGATTGATGCTGGAGATATGCGCGGCCTTGGCCGCGCGCCTGCCGGTCAAGGTCCGCGCATAG
- the rplT gene encoding 50S ribosomal protein L20: protein MARIKRGVTARRRHKKILRLARGYRGGQSRWYRLATQYVTRALAQAFAGRRLRKRQFRRLWVTRINAAARVSGVSYSRLISGLRKAGVSVNRKVLADLAVKDRTAFDALVARAKAHLES from the coding sequence ATGGCACGCATCAAGCGCGGCGTCACAGCACGTCGCCGCCACAAGAAGATCCTGCGACTGGCGCGGGGGTACCGGGGCGGCCAGAGCCGATGGTACCGCCTGGCCACGCAGTATGTAACCCGCGCTCTGGCGCAGGCATTCGCGGGTCGGCGCCTGCGCAAGCGGCAGTTCCGGCGGTTGTGGGTCACCCGCATCAACGCAGCCGCGCGCGTGAGCGGCGTTTCGTACAGCCGGCTGATCAGCGGCCTACGCAAGGCGGGCGTGAGCGTGAACCGCAAGGTCCTGGCCGACCTGGCGGTGAAAGACCGGACGGCCTTTGACGCGCTGGTCGCGCGCGCCAAGGCACATCTGGAGTCCTAG
- a CDS encoding CvpA family protein: MTWLDWIAIVLLIGFVVQGMFKGGVASLLGAVALVVAYAAAAIAFPALGERITKGSPLPLEWGRTVGFVLAFLVAYTLLAVLISILPGGKRPGLYAQLLGILTGALKALVATMAGVGILLASPLSEAIAQDVERSPIVRYVAAAQRGAVTHLQRISPIPFPPIGPDHRF; this comes from the coding sequence GTGACCTGGCTTGACTGGATCGCGATCGTGCTGCTGATTGGGTTCGTCGTGCAGGGAATGTTCAAGGGCGGCGTCGCGTCCCTGCTGGGCGCGGTGGCGCTGGTGGTTGCCTACGCGGCCGCGGCGATCGCCTTCCCGGCCCTGGGCGAGCGCATCACAAAAGGGAGCCCCCTGCCCCTGGAATGGGGGCGGACCGTTGGATTCGTCCTGGCTTTCCTGGTCGCGTACACGCTGCTGGCCGTGCTGATCAGCATCCTGCCAGGCGGCAAGCGACCAGGCCTGTACGCCCAGCTCCTTGGGATTCTCACAGGCGCGCTCAAGGCCCTGGTCGCGACTATGGCCGGGGTAGGAATCCTGCTGGCCTCGCCTCTGTCGGAGGCCATCGCGCAGGACGTCGAGCGGTCGCCGATCGTGCGGTACGTCGCGGCGGCTCAGCGAGGCGCCGTCACTCACCTTCAACGGATCAGCCCGATCCCGTTCCCGCCGATCGGTCCGGACCACAGGTTCTGA
- a CDS encoding TrkA family potassium uptake protein has protein sequence MTMSEFAVIGMGRFGRSVAATLHQLGHRVLAIDKNEDSLRRIADDVTHAVQLDSTDAEALRGVGIANMDAVVVAIGAAMQESILTTLILKELGCKKIVAKASNDLQGKVLDRVGADVVIYPERDMGVRIAHTLSSPGVLDYIEISPTFSIEELSVPDRLVGQTLGRLDLKARFGVSVLLIRRDSQLLISPDPETGLLAGDVLVVVGENRQLTRLETSL, from the coding sequence ATGACGATGAGCGAATTTGCGGTGATTGGAATGGGGCGGTTCGGCCGGAGCGTAGCGGCGACGCTGCACCAGCTAGGGCACCGGGTGCTCGCGATCGACAAGAACGAGGACTCGCTCCGGCGCATAGCCGATGACGTGACGCATGCGGTGCAGTTGGACTCAACGGACGCCGAGGCGCTCAGGGGCGTTGGGATTGCGAACATGGACGCGGTGGTCGTGGCGATCGGCGCTGCCATGCAGGAGAGCATCCTGACCACGCTGATCCTCAAGGAGCTCGGCTGCAAGAAGATCGTGGCCAAGGCCTCCAACGACCTGCAGGGCAAGGTGCTCGATCGCGTCGGTGCGGACGTGGTTATCTACCCAGAACGCGACATGGGCGTGCGCATCGCACACACCCTCTCGTCGCCCGGGGTCCTGGATTACATTGAGATCTCACCCACGTTCTCGATCGAGGAGCTCAGCGTGCCCGATCGCCTGGTGGGCCAGACACTTGGGAGGCTGGATCTCAAGGCCCGTTTCGGCGTCAGCGTGCTGTTGATCCGCCGGGACAGTCAGTTGCTGATCTCCCCTGACCCGGAGACCGGTCTTCTGGCCGGGGACGTGCTGGTCGTGGTGGGGGAGAACCGGCAGCTTACCAGGCTGGAGACCTCACTCTAG
- the polX gene encoding DNA polymerase/3'-5' exonuclease PolX, producing the protein MTQNRAVAQRFALIADLLEIGGESVFRINAYRRAARAIEGLSEDVAEVAARGGLTEIPGIGKALAEKIVEFLATGTMHAYEELAASLPPGLTTLMLVPEVGPKTALLLHEQLGISTLDELEAAAAAGRIRELPRMGQRTEEAILRGIAMVRRQAGRRPLGFALPAAVEMVERLRAVPGVKQISAAGSIRRMRETVGDLDILVTSRAPGRVMDAFTTAPEVSEVLERGSTRSSVVLDIGLQADLRVVEPAAYGAALQYFTGSKEHNVALRERAARAGLKLNEYGLWRSGDGRGGDDRRVAGRRVAGRTEAGIYRALGLPWIPPELREDKGEIEAAEAGRLPRLIEAEDIRGEVHAHTSWSDGADSVEEIAAAAVAMGYEYVCITDHSQSLKVARGVPAADLREHIRQVRALSDRLGIAVLIGTECDISADGTLDYPDELLADLDLVIASVHTRFRMSRDEMTSRIVRAMESGHVDILGHPTGRLLGARDPYEVDIEAVVDAAVRTGTALEINAAPERLDLKDTDVRLARERGARLAIGTDAHSCAQLRYMPLGVGTARRGWVEAREVINTLPLASLREVLGHREGRPRRSR; encoded by the coding sequence GTGACGCAGAACCGGGCCGTCGCCCAACGGTTTGCGCTGATAGCCGATCTGCTCGAGATAGGGGGCGAGTCGGTTTTCCGTATCAACGCCTACCGCCGGGCAGCCCGCGCCATAGAGGGACTCTCAGAGGATGTTGCCGAGGTCGCCGCCCGAGGAGGCCTGACCGAGATTCCCGGAATAGGCAAGGCCCTGGCGGAGAAGATCGTCGAGTTCCTGGCCACCGGCACGATGCACGCCTACGAAGAACTGGCCGCCTCGCTTCCGCCTGGGCTGACCACCTTGATGTTGGTGCCTGAGGTCGGGCCCAAGACCGCGCTGTTGCTGCACGAGCAGCTGGGCATCTCGACGCTGGACGAACTGGAGGCCGCGGCTGCCGCGGGCCGCATTCGCGAACTGCCGCGCATGGGTCAGCGGACCGAGGAGGCCATACTGCGCGGCATCGCGATGGTGCGCCGCCAGGCCGGGCGCCGGCCCCTGGGCTTTGCCCTACCCGCGGCAGTCGAGATGGTGGAGCGATTGCGGGCCGTCCCAGGCGTGAAACAGATCAGCGCCGCCGGCAGCATCCGCCGCATGAGGGAGACCGTGGGCGACCTGGACATCCTGGTAACCAGCCGGGCGCCCGGTCGGGTGATGGACGCCTTCACGACGGCGCCCGAAGTCAGCGAGGTGCTGGAGCGGGGTTCCACCCGGTCCTCCGTGGTGTTGGACATCGGGCTGCAGGCCGACCTGCGCGTTGTGGAGCCCGCCGCGTATGGCGCGGCGCTGCAGTACTTCACCGGCAGCAAGGAGCACAACGTCGCCCTGCGCGAGCGGGCGGCCCGCGCCGGGTTGAAGCTCAACGAGTACGGCCTGTGGCGGTCGGGGGACGGTCGCGGCGGGGACGACCGCCGCGTGGCCGGTCGCCGGGTGGCCGGTCGCACCGAGGCCGGCATCTACCGCGCCCTCGGCCTGCCGTGGATCCCGCCCGAACTTCGGGAGGACAAGGGCGAGATCGAGGCGGCGGAGGCAGGGCGGCTGCCGCGGTTGATCGAGGCCGAGGACATCCGCGGCGAGGTTCACGCGCACACATCGTGGAGCGACGGCGCCGATAGCGTCGAGGAGATCGCAGCCGCCGCAGTGGCGATGGGATACGAGTACGTCTGCATCACCGATCATTCGCAGTCGCTCAAGGTCGCGCGAGGAGTGCCGGCCGCGGACCTGCGCGAGCACATCCGGCAGGTCCGCGCTCTCTCAGACCGCCTGGGGATAGCCGTTCTCATCGGCACCGAGTGCGACATCTCCGCCGATGGCACCCTGGACTACCCCGACGAGCTGCTGGCCGACCTCGACCTGGTGATCGCATCGGTGCACACCCGCTTCCGAATGAGCCGTGATGAGATGACCTCGCGCATAGTGCGGGCGATGGAGAGCGGGCACGTGGATATCCTCGGTCACCCCACCGGCCGCCTGCTCGGCGCGCGCGACCCCTACGAGGTGGACATCGAGGCGGTGGTGGACGCCGCGGTCCGAACCGGGACCGCGCTTGAGATCAACGCCGCGCCCGAGCGCCTGGACCTCAAGGACACCGACGTCCGCCTGGCCAGGGAGCGGGGGGCGCGCCTGGCGATCGGCACGGACGCGCACTCGTGCGCGCAGCTGCGCTACATGCCGCTTGGGGTGGGAACCGCCCGGCGCGGCTGGGTCGAGGCGCGAGAGGTCATCAACACGCTGCCGCTCGCGTCGCTGCGCGAGGTGCTCGGCCACCGGGAAGGCCGCCCGCGGCGCAGCCGGTGA
- the rpmI gene encoding 50S ribosomal protein L35 — translation MPKTKRHQGATKRIRTTGSGRLTRGRQHGGHLKVKKSPKRRRSLRAVVSVHASDEKRLRRLLPGQ, via the coding sequence GTGCCAAAAACAAAGCGACACCAGGGCGCCACGAAGCGCATCAGAACGACGGGGTCAGGCCGCCTGACGCGGGGGCGCCAGCACGGCGGGCATCTGAAGGTCAAGAAGAGCCCCAAGCGCAGGCGCTCTCTGCGCGCAGTGGTCTCCGTACACGCCAGCGATGAGAAGCGGTTGCGGCGGTTGCTCCCCGGCCAATAG
- a CDS encoding potassium transporter TrkG, with protein sequence MVRQFALARHPWSGRLTLSPSQTIIIGFITIILVGAVLLSLPAASESGRPTPFLTALFTATSATCVTGLTVVDTADHYSSLGELVILVLIQLGGFGYMTSWALLALVLRWRIGLRERIILTESHNLYDLGGVVRFTRRLILMTLIVEASGATILTLRWMGEEPFVRALYLGVFHSISAFNNAGFDLMGGFRSLTAYAGDPVVSMIIAGLIILGGLGFSVLFDLRSRRLTLHSKTVLLATGMLIGIGTALIALFEFANPKTLGALPVPARLLAAFFQAVTPRTGGFNTIEIGALAEPTLMLIAALMFIGASPGGTGGGIKTTTFMAPLAVILSSIRGTGEPVMFGRRIMVQNINKALTIAFVSLAFVFAMSVMLAAIERVEFLPALFEITSGFGTVGLSTGLTPHLSPWGRIIVMLTVFSGRVGLLTVAFGLTRWHRPPRVRYPEERLYIG encoded by the coding sequence ATGGTTCGCCAGTTCGCGCTGGCTCGACATCCCTGGTCAGGACGGCTGACCCTCAGCCCCTCCCAGACCATCATCATTGGCTTCATAACGATCATCCTGGTCGGAGCGGTGCTGCTCAGCCTGCCGGCTGCCTCCGAGTCGGGTCGGCCCACGCCCTTTCTCACCGCGCTCTTCACCGCCACATCGGCGACGTGCGTCACCGGCCTGACGGTCGTGGACACCGCGGATCACTACTCGTCTCTTGGCGAGCTGGTGATCCTGGTGTTGATACAGCTCGGGGGATTCGGATACATGACCTCGTGGGCGCTCCTGGCCCTTGTTCTGAGATGGCGAATCGGGCTTCGGGAGCGGATCATCCTCACCGAGTCCCACAACCTCTACGACCTCGGGGGCGTGGTGCGGTTCACGCGGCGCCTCATTCTGATGACGCTGATCGTGGAAGCGTCCGGAGCGACGATTCTGACCTTGCGCTGGATGGGCGAGGAGCCGTTTGTACGCGCGCTGTACCTGGGGGTCTTCCACAGCATATCGGCGTTCAACAACGCCGGGTTTGACCTGATGGGTGGTTTTAGGAGCCTGACCGCATATGCCGGCGACCCGGTGGTGTCAATGATCATCGCGGGGCTCATCATCCTTGGCGGCCTCGGGTTTTCGGTACTGTTCGATCTGCGCTCGCGGCGCCTGACGCTGCACTCGAAGACGGTGCTGTTGGCCACGGGGATGCTGATAGGCATCGGGACGGCGTTGATCGCGCTGTTTGAGTTTGCCAACCCCAAGACGCTGGGAGCCCTGCCGGTTCCCGCGCGGCTGCTCGCGGCCTTCTTCCAAGCGGTGACGCCCAGGACCGGGGGGTTCAACACCATTGAGATCGGGGCGCTGGCGGAGCCGACACTAATGCTCATTGCCGCGCTCATGTTCATCGGTGCATCCCCCGGCGGTACGGGCGGAGGCATCAAGACGACAACGTTCATGGCGCCACTGGCGGTGATTCTCAGCAGCATCCGGGGAACCGGGGAGCCGGTGATGTTCGGACGCCGGATTATGGTCCAGAATATCAACAAGGCCCTGACCATAGCCTTCGTCTCGCTGGCCTTCGTGTTCGCGATGTCGGTCATGCTTGCCGCCATTGAGCGCGTGGAGTTCCTGCCGGCGCTGTTCGAGATCACGTCGGGCTTCGGGACCGTGGGGTTGAGCACAGGGTTGACGCCACACCTCTCACCGTGGGGCAGGATTATCGTGATGCTGACCGTGTTCAGCGGCCGCGTCGGGTTGCTGACGGTCGCGTTCGGGCTGACCCGGTGGCACCGGCCGCCCCGGGTGCGCTATCCTGAGGAGAGGCTGTACATCGGATAA